The DNA window AAATTCAGTTATCCAATGCCTACATTTTATCAGCACAGCCATTTATAAGAGTATTGTTTCTTTGTGGTCAAGTAGGCCAACTGTTCATAGTTGGAtgctgcctttaaaaaaaaagcaaaggagaaCATTAGGAGGGGCCAATATTTCTCAAATTACTTTTAATAGATACCACATaggttaaatcttttcaaatccttCTCCGCTAAAAGGCACTGTTCCTGCATTAATCAGTAGCCTTTTCATAACTTCCGATTGGTGGAGTTCCTAGGATATGACACGCTTTTATACAAATTCATGTGCCACTGATGCAAGTCGCTAATTCAGCAATCACTGGTTTTCATTATAAATATCCATTTTGCACCAAACCTCAAGGAGacaaaattttaaaaaggaaacttttattttaagcaaCCGCCAGCCTGGGTGGAGCTGCCGCCTGCGTAGTAATCCGTGCTGCGGTGTTGCTGCCTTCggcgtcgcccacagtgctgttgccatcGTCACCTAGCGTGCCGTTGTGGCCCATGTTGCTGCCTCTGTTCTGTGCATGTTCAACAACTTCCAGGTAGTCAGCAGATGCCTTAACTTCCACTTCATTGGTTTCTAGTTGAACTGAAGtagacatttaattaaaatcaaatacaaaagccaGACAAAGCCTCAATAAAATAATCCACATAATGACGAGAGCCCAAGCCGTACACAAACCCAGTAGGGAGACACAGATCTAGCTCACCTTTTGACTTCAGGAACACAGACTCATGGGACTGTTGAAGCGTAAGGACCTTCTTTATGGAGgggtcattaggagacacaTCTAAAATAAAGGGTTACAATCAGTGTCAAGAAGCTAAAAATGATAGTCAATCACCCAAAATTCTTAcatctcattgtcctctgcgcTTGCGTCGTCACCCTGGGTGAAGTTGCGGCTTGCGTAGTCACCCTGGGTGAAGTTGCGGCGGCAGATTCTGTTGCGGCTTGCGTAGTCACCCTGGGTGAAGTTGCGGCTGCAGATTCTGCCGCGGCTTGCGTAGTCACCCTGGGTGAAGTTGCGGCTGCAGATTCTGCCGCGGCTGGCGTAGTCACCCTGGGTGAAGTTGCGGCTGCAGATTCTGCCGCGGCTTGCGTAGTCACCCTGGGTGAAGTTGCGGCTGCAGATTCTGCCGCGGCTTGCGTAGTCACCCTGGGTGAAGTTGCGGCTGCAGATTCTGCCGCGGCTTGCGTAGTCACCCTGGGTGAAGTTGCGGCTGCAGATTCTGCCGCGGCTTGCGTAGTCACCCTGGGTGAAGTTGCGGCTGCAGATTCTGCCGCTGGCGTAGTCACCCTGGGTAAAGTTGCGGCTGCAGATTCTGCCGCGGCTTGCGTAGTCACCCTGGGTGAAGTTGCGGCTGCAGATTCTGCCGCGGCTTGCGTAGTCACCCTGGGTGAAGTTGCGGCTGCAGATTCTGCCGCTGGCGTAGTCACCCTGGGTGAAGTTGCGGCTGCAGATTCTGCCGCTGGCGTAGTCACCCTGGGTAAAGTTGCGGCTGCAGATTCTGCCGCGGCTTGCGTAGTCACCCTGGGTGAAGTTGCGGCTGCAGATTCTGCCGCTGGCGTAGTCACCCTGGGTGAAGTTGCGGCTGCAGATTCTGCCGCTGGCGTAGTCACCCTGGGTGAAG is part of the Pungitius pungitius chromosome 2, fPunPun2.1, whole genome shotgun sequence genome and encodes:
- the LOC119210262 gene encoding uncharacterized PPE family protein PPE12-like, which codes for MGAFWALIVAVLALWFTTGSGLPVGDTNEMRTRRDVSPNDPSIKVLALQQSHESVFLKKSEGDEGNGTVGDWSNNSTLGDDCNSGNSTVGSDEGGNNGTLGNSGSSTVCNDGNAGSNGTLWDDGDSRNSTVGDDGNVGNRTLGDDSNSTVGEDSGSNGTLGDNDNAGNGTTGGGDAGSSSKGDDAGGSRNFTQGDYASGRICSRNFTQGDYASGRICSRNFTQGDYASRGRICSRNFTQGDYASGRICSRNFTQGDYASGRICSRNFTQGDYASRGRICSRNFTQGDYASRGRICSRNFTQGDYASGRICSRNFTQGDYASRGRICSRNFTQGDYASRGRICSRNFTQGDYASRGRICSRNFTQGDYASRGRICSRNFTQGDYASRGRICSRNFTQGDYASRGRICSRNFTQGDYASRNRICRRNFTQGDYASRNFTQGDDASAEDNEICVS